The Blastococcus sp. HT6-4 genome window below encodes:
- a CDS encoding PH domain-containing protein produces MQWSPPAFVPAALAGAGVALGAVTLLLDAPGRILVGAAALLLLALAGREAFLRPRLAAGPEGVEVATLSGRRLLPWGLLRVRVRTARRWGTTVRTLELDTSSGPSDDGVLVVLGRWDLGADPEAVARALDAERPGSA; encoded by the coding sequence GTGCAGTGGTCCCCACCGGCGTTCGTGCCGGCCGCGCTCGCGGGCGCCGGCGTGGCGCTGGGCGCGGTCACCCTGCTGCTCGACGCCCCCGGCCGGATCCTGGTCGGGGCGGCCGCGCTGCTGCTCCTCGCGCTGGCCGGACGGGAGGCGTTCCTGCGGCCGCGCCTGGCCGCCGGGCCGGAGGGCGTGGAGGTCGCCACGCTGAGCGGGCGCCGACTCCTGCCGTGGGGGCTGCTGCGCGTGCGGGTGCGCACCGCCCGGCGGTGGGGGACCACGGTCCGCACCCTGGAGCTGGACACGTCGTCCGGCCCCTCCGACGACGGCGTGCTGGTCGTGCTGGGCCGGTGGGACCTCGGGGCCGATCCGGAGGCCGTGGCCCGTGCGCTGGACGCGGAGCGGCCCGGCTCGGCCTAG
- a CDS encoding thiolase family protein: MRDAVICAAVRTPVGKRGGGLSGVHAVDLSAHVLNALAERSGIDPAVVEDVFWGCVSQVGEQTFNIGRNAPLAAGWPESVPGTTIDRQCGSSQQAVAFAAATVVSGQADVVVAGGVESMSRVPMGSARADGVAGKPLGPRFLERYDGVWPNQGIGAEMIAERWGFSRTQLDEFALASHEKAAKAQADGAFDEEIAPVTLDDGTVVSADEGIRTGGTLEKLASLKTPFKEGGVISAGNASQISDGSAAVLVTTSEKARELGLRPIVRIHTTVMAGDDPIIMLTAPIPATQKVLARSGLSIDDIGVFEVNEAFAPVPLAWAADIGGDTGRLNPLGGAIALGHPLGGSGARIMTTLVHHMQATGTRYGLQTMCEGGGTANATILELLDA; encoded by the coding sequence ATGCGTGATGCCGTCATCTGTGCCGCCGTCCGTACACCGGTGGGCAAGCGCGGGGGAGGGCTGTCCGGCGTGCACGCCGTCGACCTCTCCGCGCACGTCCTGAATGCCCTCGCCGAGCGTTCGGGCATCGACCCGGCCGTCGTCGAGGACGTCTTCTGGGGCTGCGTCAGCCAGGTCGGCGAGCAGACCTTCAACATCGGCCGCAACGCGCCGCTGGCGGCCGGATGGCCCGAGTCGGTGCCCGGCACCACGATCGACCGGCAGTGCGGCTCCTCGCAGCAGGCGGTCGCCTTCGCCGCGGCCACGGTCGTCAGCGGCCAGGCCGACGTCGTCGTGGCCGGCGGGGTGGAGTCGATGAGCCGGGTGCCGATGGGATCCGCGCGGGCCGACGGCGTGGCCGGCAAGCCGCTGGGCCCGCGGTTCCTCGAGCGCTACGACGGGGTGTGGCCCAACCAGGGCATCGGCGCGGAGATGATCGCCGAGCGCTGGGGCTTCTCCCGCACCCAGCTCGACGAGTTCGCGCTCGCCTCGCACGAGAAGGCCGCCAAGGCGCAGGCCGACGGTGCCTTCGACGAGGAGATCGCCCCGGTGACCCTCGACGACGGCACGGTGGTCAGCGCCGACGAGGGCATCCGCACCGGCGGCACCCTGGAGAAGCTGGCTTCGCTGAAGACGCCGTTCAAGGAAGGCGGCGTGATCAGCGCGGGCAACGCCAGCCAGATCTCCGACGGCTCGGCCGCGGTGCTCGTGACCACCAGCGAGAAGGCGCGCGAGCTCGGCCTGCGCCCGATCGTGCGCATCCACACCACCGTCATGGCCGGGGACGACCCGATCATCATGCTCACCGCGCCGATCCCGGCGACGCAGAAGGTGCTGGCCCGGTCGGGGCTGTCCATCGACGACATCGGCGTCTTCGAGGTCAACGAGGCGTTCGCGCCGGTGCCCCTGGCGTGGGCCGCCGACATCGGGGGCGACACCGGCCGGCTCAACCCGCTGGGCGGTGCCATCGCCCTGGGCCACCCGCTCGGCGGCTCGGGTGCCCGCATCATGACGACGCTGGTGCACCACATGCAGGCCACCGGCACCCGCTACGGGCTGCAGACCATGTGCGAGGGCGGCGGCACGGCCAACGCCACGATCCTGGAGCTGCTCGACGCCTGA
- a CDS encoding cell division protein CrgA, with product MPKSKVRKKSGYTPPEDALRSRGSQPKALQPSPRWWAPVMVTLMLLGLLWIVVYYVAGEQIPFMASLGARNFLVGFGAMVAGLIMSMRWR from the coding sequence GTGCCCAAGTCCAAGGTGCGCAAGAAGTCGGGCTACACGCCGCCGGAGGACGCGCTGCGTTCGCGGGGGTCACAGCCGAAGGCGCTGCAGCCGAGCCCCCGCTGGTGGGCACCGGTGATGGTGACCCTGATGCTGCTCGGTCTGCTCTGGATCGTCGTCTACTACGTCGCCGGCGAGCAGATCCCCTTCATGGCATCGCTGGGCGCGCGGAACTTCCTGGTCGGGTTCGGCGCCATGGTGGCCGGGCTGATCATGTCGATGCGCTGGCGCTGA
- a CDS encoding DUF881 domain-containing protein — MPRSSPSGRRPSAWGALVPVVALAAGLLFATSGRTAQGSDLRAGEVTELSELIEERDSAVARQERQVAELQERVQLLTEEVATRDDAVAAAQAVGAASAPGAGLTPVSGSGVVITLDDAPQRSDGSLPGNARPDDLVIHQSDVQAVVNAVWAAGADGVAIMDQRLISTSAVRCVGNTLLLQGRTYSPPFVVTAVADADAVEAALAASPQVAVFQQAVDAFGLTFEVRERPAVTLPAYDGGLTLQYASAG, encoded by the coding sequence GTGCCCCGCTCGTCCCCGTCCGGCCGGCGCCCGTCCGCCTGGGGTGCGCTGGTCCCGGTCGTCGCGCTGGCGGCCGGCCTGCTGTTCGCCACGTCCGGGCGGACGGCGCAGGGCAGCGATCTCCGCGCGGGCGAGGTCACCGAGCTGTCGGAGCTGATCGAGGAGCGCGACTCCGCCGTCGCCCGGCAGGAGCGGCAGGTCGCCGAGCTGCAGGAGCGCGTCCAGCTGCTCACCGAGGAGGTCGCGACGCGGGACGACGCCGTCGCCGCCGCCCAGGCCGTCGGTGCCGCGAGCGCCCCCGGTGCGGGCCTCACCCCCGTCTCGGGCTCCGGAGTGGTCATCACCCTCGACGACGCCCCCCAGCGGTCCGACGGCAGCCTGCCCGGGAACGCCCGGCCGGACGACCTCGTCATCCACCAGAGCGACGTCCAGGCGGTCGTGAACGCCGTCTGGGCGGCCGGCGCCGACGGCGTCGCGATCATGGACCAGCGGCTCATCTCCACGAGCGCGGTCCGCTGCGTGGGGAACACGCTCCTGCTGCAGGGGCGCACCTACTCCCCGCCGTTCGTGGTGACGGCGGTCGCCGACGCGGACGCGGTCGAGGCCGCGCTCGCCGCCTCCCCCCAGGTCGCGGTGTTCCAGCAGGCGGTGGACGCCTTCGGTCTCACGTTCGAGGTACGCGAGCGGCCCGCGGTGACCCTCCCGGCCTACGATGGCGGCCTGACCCTGCAGTACGCCTCCGCGGGCTGA
- a CDS encoding aminodeoxychorismate/anthranilate synthase component II yields the protein MTAADRPVLVVDNFDSFVYNLVQYLGQLGVRCVVRRNDAVTVDELPDLDVAGVLLSPGPGTPAGAGVTVPMVRAAADHDIPVLGVCLGHQAIAEAFGAEVVRAPELLHGKTSQVVHEGHGVLAGLPSPFTATRYHSLAVDPATVPDELEVTGHTPSGLVMALRHRELPLEGVQFHPESVLTEGGHRMLATWLAACGLAPDESVVAAATAAAERLSSATA from the coding sequence ATGACCGCCGCCGACCGTCCGGTCCTCGTCGTCGACAACTTCGACAGCTTCGTCTACAACCTCGTCCAGTACCTGGGACAGCTGGGTGTCCGCTGCGTCGTGCGGCGCAACGACGCCGTCACCGTCGACGAACTGCCCGATCTCGATGTCGCGGGTGTCCTGCTCTCCCCCGGCCCCGGTACGCCCGCCGGGGCGGGGGTCACCGTGCCGATGGTGCGGGCCGCCGCCGACCACGACATCCCGGTGCTCGGTGTCTGCCTGGGCCACCAGGCCATCGCCGAGGCCTTCGGGGCCGAGGTGGTCCGGGCCCCGGAGCTGCTGCACGGGAAGACCAGCCAGGTGGTCCACGAGGGCCACGGGGTGCTCGCCGGCCTGCCGTCGCCGTTCACCGCGACCCGCTACCACTCCCTCGCCGTCGACCCGGCCACCGTGCCCGACGAGCTGGAGGTCACCGGCCACACGCCCTCCGGGCTGGTCATGGCGCTACGCCACCGCGAGCTGCCCCTGGAGGGCGTGCAGTTCCACCCCGAGTCGGTGCTCACCGAGGGTGGGCACCGGATGCTGGCCACCTGGCTCGCCGCCTGCGGTCTCGCCCCCGACGAGTCGGTCGTGGCCGCGGCCACCGCGGCGGCGGAACGGCTGTCCTCCGCGACCGCCTGA
- the pknB gene encoding Stk1 family PASTA domain-containing Ser/Thr kinase, whose translation MTTPQVLGERYEIGGVLGRGGMAEVHHGRDLRLGREVAVKVLRHDLARDPSFQVRFRREAQASASLNHPAIVAVYDTGEDRTPTGATPYIVMEYVEGETLRDVLRREGRLPIERAMSLAADISGALDFSHRNGIVHRDVKPGNVMITPQGTVKVMDFGIARAVSDSAATMTSTAAVIGTAQYLSPEQARGEGVDARSDVYSLGCLLYELVTGAPPFTGDSPVSVAYQHVREDPRLPSSINPDVPPELDAILLKAMSKNPANRYQSAAEMRNDLLRALAGQRVEATPVMGDAEKTAVIGAPVGGYASGYGDDDWDDEDQARRRKRRIIAIVAVVAVLLLGGAIAAAIALNGGEDAPPVVQEVAVPPVVGQPVEQARQAITEAGLEVGTVGDRETADPAQQGTVLETTPGGGAQVEEGTQVDLVVGVAPDSITVPSLIGFTEQQAREALQRAGFTGSVDTEQVDSLEDEGSVASVEPAVGETVSPDGTVTLGLSTGTVDLPDVTGRTQAEAVAALTDAGFTEAQITVEEVDSAEPAGTVIGTTPGPGSSASTGTRIVLQVSGGVGQITVPNVRGQSPAAAEANLRSAGFSSVQFVDSDVPDPGVGPNQVIGTEPQAGTAQSPDTQITVLLNPGPGTEIEDESD comes from the coding sequence ATGACCACGCCGCAGGTGCTCGGTGAGCGGTACGAGATCGGCGGTGTGCTGGGCCGCGGCGGCATGGCCGAGGTCCACCACGGCCGCGATCTACGGCTCGGCCGCGAGGTCGCGGTCAAGGTGCTCCGGCACGACCTGGCCCGTGACCCGTCCTTCCAGGTGCGCTTCCGCCGCGAGGCCCAGGCCTCGGCCTCCCTCAACCACCCGGCGATCGTCGCCGTCTACGACACCGGCGAGGACCGCACCCCCACCGGCGCCACCCCGTACATCGTCATGGAGTACGTCGAGGGCGAGACCCTGCGCGACGTCCTGCGCCGGGAGGGCCGGCTGCCGATCGAGCGGGCCATGAGCCTGGCCGCGGACATCAGCGGCGCGCTGGACTTCAGCCACCGCAACGGCATCGTGCACCGGGACGTGAAGCCCGGGAACGTGATGATTACGCCGCAGGGCACAGTCAAGGTCATGGACTTCGGCATCGCCCGGGCGGTGTCGGACTCGGCGGCCACGATGACCTCCACGGCGGCGGTGATAGGGACCGCCCAGTACCTCTCCCCCGAGCAGGCGCGCGGCGAGGGCGTGGACGCCCGCTCCGACGTCTACTCGCTGGGCTGCCTGCTCTACGAGCTGGTCACCGGCGCACCGCCGTTCACCGGTGACTCGCCGGTGTCGGTGGCCTACCAGCACGTGCGGGAGGACCCGCGGCTGCCGTCGTCGATCAACCCCGACGTGCCCCCGGAGCTCGACGCCATCCTGCTCAAGGCGATGAGCAAGAACCCCGCCAACCGCTACCAGTCGGCCGCCGAGATGCGCAACGACCTGCTGCGGGCCCTGGCCGGGCAGCGGGTCGAGGCGACGCCGGTCATGGGCGACGCGGAGAAGACCGCCGTCATCGGCGCTCCCGTGGGGGGCTACGCCAGCGGCTACGGTGACGACGACTGGGACGACGAGGACCAGGCCCGGCGCCGCAAGCGCCGGATCATCGCGATCGTCGCCGTCGTCGCCGTCCTGCTGCTCGGTGGTGCCATCGCCGCCGCGATCGCGCTGAACGGCGGGGAGGACGCCCCTCCGGTGGTCCAGGAGGTCGCGGTACCGCCGGTGGTCGGCCAGCCGGTGGAGCAGGCCCGTCAGGCGATCACCGAGGCCGGCCTCGAGGTCGGCACCGTCGGGGACCGCGAGACCGCGGACCCGGCCCAGCAGGGAACGGTGCTCGAGACCACGCCCGGCGGTGGGGCCCAGGTCGAGGAGGGCACCCAGGTCGACCTCGTGGTGGGTGTCGCGCCGGACAGCATCACCGTGCCCAGCCTCATCGGGTTCACCGAGCAGCAGGCCCGGGAGGCCCTGCAGCGGGCCGGGTTCACCGGCAGCGTCGACACCGAGCAGGTGGACTCCCTCGAGGACGAGGGCAGCGTCGCCTCCGTCGAGCCGGCGGTGGGCGAGACGGTGTCGCCCGACGGGACGGTCACCCTGGGCCTGTCGACGGGGACGGTCGACCTGCCCGACGTCACCGGCCGGACGCAGGCCGAGGCCGTGGCGGCGCTGACCGACGCCGGCTTCACCGAGGCCCAGATCACCGTCGAGGAGGTCGACTCCGCGGAGCCGGCCGGCACGGTCATCGGCACGACCCCGGGCCCGGGCAGCTCCGCCTCGACCGGCACGCGCATCGTCCTGCAGGTCTCCGGCGGGGTCGGTCAGATCACCGTGCCGAACGTCCGGGGGCAGTCGCCCGCCGCCGCGGAGGCCAACCTCCGGTCCGCCGGCTTCTCGAGCGTCCAGTTCGTGGACAGCGACGTCCCCGACCCGGGCGTGGGACCCAACCAGGTGATCGGCACGGAGCCCCAGGCCGGGACCGCCCAGTCGCCGGACACCCAGATCACCGTCCTGCTGAACCCCGGACCCGGCACAGAGATCGAGGACGAGTCCGACTGA
- a CDS encoding protein kinase domain-containing protein, producing MALGIGSMLAGRYEITAPIATGGMGEVWKARDRVLDRIVAAKVLKTEYTNDPSFLARFRNEARHTAALSHPNIASVYDYGETTDDSGVQTLAFLVMEFVEGQPLVTILHEEGRLPVDWTLHVLSQSADGLSAAHRAGVVHRDIKPGNLIVRPDGVVKLTDFGIAQARDAAPLTRTGMVVGTAQYLSPEQAQGMEVNAASDVYSLGVVGYECLAGTRPFDGASQVAIALAHINRPPPPLPGDIPPAVRLLVERALAKDPADRFPDGRAFAEAVRRVADGGTLAAAAAAAPVTAPTRVVDGGASADGHTQVFATPAAGMPTVSPRTGGRPMPPLHAAPDADDDWRPGDEPPPGGRNRRWAWLAAAVVLLVLLAGTTYLVSSGNRGDGDGTTAEPTTTSTTTSASPAAVTVVAADLIGRDADEVADELEADGLTVQQRPAAESVLAALGRELDEGAVAAVSPEGPLSPGTLVTLTVADEGWTPEEEEDEEPVPTTEPAPETSPTPSRTPTSTPTGSAPPPVGEGGGEQEDDDEPDADLPGQPAPTPTGSTPTATSTPTSAAPSPGGAGDGGGGGGGGGGGAGGTGGAANAAGAQGDAQ from the coding sequence ATGGCGCTCGGTATCGGAAGCATGCTGGCCGGGCGCTACGAGATCACCGCCCCGATCGCGACCGGCGGGATGGGGGAGGTCTGGAAGGCCCGCGACCGGGTGCTGGACCGCATCGTCGCCGCCAAGGTGCTCAAGACCGAGTACACCAACGACCCGAGCTTCCTGGCGCGCTTCCGCAACGAGGCGCGGCACACCGCGGCGCTCTCCCACCCGAACATCGCCTCGGTCTACGACTACGGCGAGACCACCGACGACAGCGGCGTGCAGACCCTGGCGTTCCTGGTCATGGAGTTCGTCGAGGGCCAGCCCCTGGTCACGATCCTGCACGAGGAGGGCCGGCTCCCGGTCGACTGGACGCTGCACGTGCTCAGCCAGTCCGCCGACGGCCTCTCCGCCGCCCACCGGGCGGGCGTGGTGCACCGGGACATCAAGCCCGGCAACCTGATCGTGCGGCCCGACGGCGTGGTGAAGCTGACCGACTTCGGCATCGCCCAGGCCCGTGACGCCGCCCCGCTCACCCGCACCGGGATGGTCGTCGGGACGGCGCAGTACCTCTCCCCGGAACAGGCCCAGGGCATGGAGGTGAACGCGGCCTCCGACGTGTACTCGCTCGGCGTGGTGGGCTACGAGTGCCTCGCGGGGACGCGGCCCTTCGACGGCGCCTCGCAGGTGGCCATCGCGCTCGCGCACATCAACCGTCCGCCGCCGCCGCTGCCCGGCGACATCCCGCCCGCGGTGCGGCTGCTGGTGGAGCGCGCCCTCGCCAAGGACCCCGCCGACCGGTTCCCCGACGGCCGGGCGTTCGCCGAGGCGGTCCGGCGGGTCGCTGACGGCGGGACCCTCGCAGCGGCTGCCGCCGCCGCACCCGTCACGGCCCCCACCCGGGTCGTCGATGGCGGGGCGTCGGCCGACGGGCACACCCAGGTCTTCGCCACCCCGGCCGCCGGTATGCCCACGGTCTCGCCCCGCACCGGTGGGCGCCCCATGCCTCCGCTGCACGCGGCCCCGGACGCCGACGACGACTGGCGCCCCGGTGACGAGCCGCCGCCCGGTGGCCGGAACCGCCGGTGGGCGTGGCTGGCCGCCGCCGTCGTGCTGCTCGTGCTGCTCGCCGGCACCACCTATCTGGTGTCCTCCGGGAACCGGGGCGACGGGGACGGCACCACCGCCGAGCCGACCACCACATCCACGACGACCAGCGCCTCCCCGGCCGCGGTCACCGTCGTCGCCGCCGACCTCATCGGCCGTGACGCCGACGAGGTCGCGGACGAGCTCGAGGCCGACGGCCTGACCGTGCAGCAGCGGCCGGCCGCGGAGAGCGTCCTCGCGGCGCTCGGACGCGAGCTCGACGAGGGGGCCGTCGCCGCGGTCTCCCCCGAGGGCCCGCTGTCCCCGGGCACCCTGGTCACCCTGACCGTCGCCGACGAGGGCTGGACGCCTGAGGAGGAGGAGGACGAGGAGCCGGTGCCGACCACCGAGCCGGCGCCCGAGACCTCGCCCACGCCCTCGCGCACGCCGACGTCCACCCCGACCGGGTCGGCGCCGCCGCCGGTCGGCGAGGGCGGTGGCGAGCAGGAGGACGACGACGAGCCCGACGCCGACCTCCCCGGTCAGCCTGCCCCCACGCCGACCGGTTCCACCCCGACGGCGACGTCGACACCGACGTCTGCGGCGCCCTCGCCCGGCGGGGCCGGCGACGGCGGCGGCGGCGGCGGCGGCGGCGGCGGCGGGGCCGGTGGGACCGGTGGGGCCGCCAACGCAGCGGGAGCGCAAGGTGACGCCCAGTGA
- a CDS encoding penicillin-binding protein 2 — protein sequence MNAPLRRVAISVLVLFTLLIINVNIIQVVRSESLRQNDRNTRVLAETYDRERGSIIVDGTEVAMSVPTDGRLTYLRTYPQGPLYAPVTGYHSLIYGNTKLEDAMDDVLSGEDDRLFVRRIADLFTGRDPAGGDVVLTLDPAVQAAAMAGLEGRTGAVVALDPDTGAILGMASTPTYDPGLLASHDPEAIRTAMEAITAQDPDPRVNRAIEDNYQVGSLFKVIVAAAALEDGLTPETVVPAPRELPLPNSSRVIPNFGGSACSPSGEQSLIDALTISCNTAFAQLGIDLGEEAVRDMAEAFGLDDEGLDIPLDVARSTVGDIIDDAALAQTSIGQRDVRMTVLQAALVAATVANDGVQMTPYLVDELRAPDLSVLDETDPEVLREPISAEVADQLTEMMVSVVARGSGRAARLPGMEVAGKTGTAQVRPDVPDHNWFMGFAPADDPQIAVAVFIANGGSTGGDLSAPIAGDVMAAYFEGQGG from the coding sequence GTGAACGCCCCCCTGCGCCGGGTCGCCATCAGCGTGCTCGTCCTGTTCACGCTGCTGATCATCAACGTGAACATCATCCAGGTCGTGCGCTCCGAGTCGCTGCGCCAGAACGACCGCAACACCCGGGTGCTGGCCGAGACCTACGACCGGGAGCGCGGCTCGATCATCGTCGACGGGACCGAGGTCGCGATGTCGGTGCCCACCGACGGGCGGCTGACCTACCTGCGCACCTATCCGCAGGGGCCGCTCTACGCGCCGGTCACCGGGTACCACTCGCTGATCTACGGCAACACCAAGCTCGAGGACGCCATGGACGACGTCCTCTCCGGCGAGGACGACCGGTTGTTCGTCCGCCGCATCGCCGACCTGTTCACCGGGCGCGACCCGGCCGGCGGCGACGTCGTCCTGACCCTCGACCCGGCGGTCCAGGCGGCGGCGATGGCCGGCCTGGAGGGCCGCACCGGCGCGGTCGTCGCCCTCGACCCGGACACCGGCGCGATCCTGGGCATGGCCAGCACGCCCACCTACGACCCCGGCCTGCTCGCCAGCCACGACCCCGAGGCGATCCGGACCGCGATGGAGGCGATCACGGCCCAGGACCCGGACCCGCGGGTGAACCGCGCGATCGAGGACAACTACCAGGTCGGCTCGCTGTTCAAGGTGATCGTCGCGGCCGCCGCCCTGGAGGACGGGCTGACGCCGGAGACCGTCGTGCCGGCCCCCCGCGAGCTGCCCCTCCCCAACAGCAGCCGGGTGATCCCCAACTTCGGTGGCTCGGCGTGCAGCCCCAGCGGTGAGCAGTCGCTGATCGACGCCCTGACCATCTCCTGCAACACCGCCTTCGCCCAGCTCGGCATCGACCTGGGCGAGGAGGCGGTCCGCGACATGGCCGAGGCCTTCGGCCTCGACGACGAAGGGCTCGACATCCCGCTCGACGTGGCCCGGAGCACCGTCGGCGACATCATCGACGACGCCGCCCTCGCCCAGACCTCCATCGGCCAGCGGGACGTCCGGATGACGGTGCTGCAGGCCGCGCTCGTGGCCGCGACGGTCGCGAACGACGGCGTCCAGATGACGCCCTACCTGGTCGACGAGCTGCGCGCGCCGGACCTCTCGGTGCTCGACGAGACCGACCCCGAGGTGCTGCGCGAGCCGATCTCGGCCGAGGTGGCCGACCAGCTCACCGAGATGATGGTCAGCGTGGTGGCGCGCGGGTCCGGTCGCGCCGCCCGCCTCCCCGGCATGGAGGTCGCCGGCAAGACCGGCACCGCGCAGGTCCGGCCCGACGTCCCCGACCACAACTGGTTCATGGGCTTCGCGCCGGCCGACGACCCGCAGATCGCCGTCGCCGTCTTCATCGCCAACGGCGGCAGCACCGGTGGCGACCTCTCCGCCCCCATCGCCGGCGACGTCATGGCGGCCTACTTCGAGGGGCAGGGCGGCTGA
- a CDS encoding FtsW/RodA/SpoVE family cell cycle protein, with the protein MAAPVVDPRAAAADTPTRRGTEAALLAFAVLITVVAQMIVDLTVTGALRPEMAGFSVWITALWVVAHLVVRKWASYADPLLLPAVALLVGLGLAVIHRLDLAAGQVGSTVTREDAPVQLIWATLGVALFVAVLVVVRDHRTLSRFAYTLALLGIVLLALPAFLPASISEVNGAKIWIRVAGFSIQPGEFAKICLVVFFAAYLVDKRDVLALASKKVAGLELPRGRDLGPVLLAWVLSILVLVFERDLGSSLLLFGIFVVMLYVATERASWLFIGLTLFAGGALISYQIFGHVRARVDTWLDPFAYIDGAGYQLVQSLFGLGTGGLFGAGLGGGRPDQVPIAKSDFIAAAVGEELGLFGLVAVIVVYLILVERGLRSSLVVRDAFGKLLAAGLAFAVAWQVFVVLGGVTGLLPLTGLTTPFLAYGGSSLVANFVLVALLMRISDAARRPATPHATPQRLGDAPTEVVRP; encoded by the coding sequence ATGGCCGCCCCCGTCGTCGATCCCCGCGCCGCCGCGGCCGACACCCCCACCCGGCGGGGCACCGAGGCCGCGCTGCTCGCGTTCGCCGTCCTGATCACCGTCGTCGCGCAGATGATCGTCGACCTCACCGTCACCGGCGCGCTGCGCCCGGAGATGGCCGGGTTCAGCGTCTGGATCACCGCGCTGTGGGTGGTCGCACACCTCGTCGTCCGGAAGTGGGCGTCCTACGCCGACCCGCTGCTGCTGCCCGCGGTCGCCCTCCTGGTCGGCCTGGGTCTGGCGGTCATCCACCGGCTCGACCTGGCCGCCGGGCAGGTCGGCAGCACGGTCACCCGTGAGGACGCCCCGGTCCAGCTGATCTGGGCCACGCTAGGGGTGGCCCTGTTCGTCGCGGTCCTCGTCGTGGTCCGCGACCACCGCACGCTCTCCCGCTTCGCGTACACCCTGGCGCTGCTGGGCATCGTCCTGCTCGCGCTGCCGGCCTTCCTCCCCGCCTCGATCTCGGAGGTCAACGGCGCCAAGATCTGGATCCGCGTCGCCGGCTTCTCCATCCAGCCCGGGGAGTTCGCCAAGATCTGCCTGGTCGTCTTCTTCGCCGCCTACCTGGTCGACAAGCGCGACGTCCTGGCGCTGGCCAGCAAGAAGGTCGCCGGCCTGGAGCTGCCGCGGGGCCGCGACCTTGGGCCGGTGCTGCTGGCCTGGGTGCTGTCCATCCTGGTGCTCGTCTTCGAGCGCGACCTGGGCAGCTCGCTGCTGCTGTTCGGGATCTTCGTGGTGATGCTCTACGTGGCCACCGAGCGGGCGAGCTGGCTGTTCATCGGCCTCACGCTGTTCGCCGGCGGCGCGCTGATCTCCTACCAGATCTTCGGCCACGTCCGCGCCCGCGTGGACACCTGGCTGGACCCGTTCGCCTACATCGACGGCGCGGGCTACCAGCTGGTGCAGTCGTTGTTCGGCCTCGGCACCGGCGGCCTGTTCGGCGCCGGGCTCGGCGGCGGCCGCCCCGACCAGGTGCCCATCGCCAAGAGCGACTTCATCGCCGCCGCCGTCGGCGAGGAGCTCGGCCTGTTCGGCCTGGTGGCCGTGATCGTGGTCTACCTGATCCTGGTCGAGCGCGGGCTGCGCAGCTCGCTGGTCGTGCGCGACGCGTTCGGCAAGCTCCTGGCCGCCGGGCTGGCGTTCGCCGTCGCCTGGCAGGTGTTCGTCGTCCTGGGCGGCGTGACCGGCCTGCTGCCACTGACCGGGCTGACCACCCCGTTCCTGGCCTACGGGGGATCGTCGCTGGTCGCCAACTTCGTGCTGGTCGCGCTGCTGATGCGGATCAGCGACGCGGCCCGCCGGCCGGCGACGCCGCACGCCACGCCGCAGCGGCTCGGCGACGCTCCCACGGAGGTGGTGCGGCCGTGA